The stretch of DNA ggagggcgCCGTTCGCCGTCGTCCTGCTCGACGGCGACCATCGTCCTGTTCGTGGCGCTCTGCCTCGTCGGCGCGTGGATGATGGCGTCGAGTAGAAATGTTCCGATGAGCGTGTCGTCGACCGAGAAcaagtcggcggcggccaaggAGAACGACGCGTCCATCGTCGTCACCGACAAAGTCgagggaggcggtggtggcaaTGGTAGCGACGCGCCGCAGGCGACAGAGGAGGCTGCCGGTGATGCGGGCAAGAAAGACCAAGATGCCGGCGATGCTGGCAAGGAAGATCAAGATACCGGCGACGCGACGAAGACGACGGACGTCGTCGGGGACACAGGCACGAAggacgatggcgacggcgacggcgacggcggcgctgccACGCAATCGACGGACAGCAACCGGGGTGAGGCTTCCGCTGTGGTGACTGATGCCATTGCCAACACCACCACCGGAGGCACGGAGCCGGCGGAATCCGGCAAGCCCGCCGGCGACACGGCGCCGCCAAAGAACCAGACGTTCTCCGACGAGAATGGCAAGACGGAGGGCGGTGAGGTGGTGAGGCAAGAAGATCCCGACAAGCAGAGCGCCGAGGAGGCGCCGACCGATGGCAAGGACAGCGGCGGCCAAGACAGAAGCAACGCCGACGAGGCGCCGTCAACGGACACGAAGGAGAACGCCGGCGAGTCCGACAAGAAAACCGAGCAGAGCACGGAGGAGGAGACAAGGGACACCAAGAGCACCGGCGGCCAGGCCGGCCAGAACACGGATGAGGTGTCCATGGAGACTAAGGATGACAAGAGCGGCGACGATGCGCCGACCGACGCGaaggcgaccggcgacggcggctcgtCGTCGAAGAACCAGGCAACCTTCGACGACGAGAACGGAAAGATGGACGGAGTGGAACAGGTGACAGAAGACGGCAAGGGCACAGAGAAGAGCTCCAAACAGGTTGCCACCAATGgcgcggacgacggcgaggtgcaagccaccgacggcgacacgaccgccggcgccgcgtcgAACAACCAAACTATCGGAGACCAGAACGACGCgccgaagacgacgacgacgacatttGAAACAACAGAGGAGGCCCCGGCGAACAGCACCGCCGCCACTGACGAGATCAAGCCGGCGGAGCTGCTGCCGAGCGGGCAGGCTGAGCTTCTGAACGagacggcgtcggcggtggcgcggaaCGGCTCGTTCCCGACGCAGGCGTCGGAGTCAAGCGCCGAGAAGAAGGCGCGCGAGAGCAACAagaacgccggcggcgagacgaCGAGTACggtgacggaggaggaggcgcacGACTGGAAGCTCTGCAACTCGACCGCCGGCGCGGACTACATCCCGTGTCTGGACAACGAGGCGGCCATCAAGAAGCTCAAAAGCACCAAGCACTACGAGCACCGTGAGCGGCACTgccctgccgccgcgccgacgtGCCTCGTCCCGCTCCCGGCCGGTTACCGGCGGCCGATCCCGTGGCCGTACAGCCGCGACAAGATCTGGTACCACAACGTGCCGCACACCAAGCTGGCGTCGTACAAGGGACACCAGAACTGGGTGAAGGTCTCCGGCGAGCACCTCACgttccccggcggcggcacgcagTTCAAGAACGGCGCGGCGCACTACATCGACCTGATCGAGGAGGCCGTGCCGGGCGTGGCGTGGGGGCGGCGCAGCCGCGTCGTGCTCGACGT from Oryza brachyantha chromosome 12, ObraRS2, whole genome shotgun sequence encodes:
- the LOC102720196 gene encoding probable methyltransferase PMT24 — its product is MPLFDRDRYQRLDGGAGAGGGGRRSPSSCSTATIVLFVALCLVGAWMMASSRNVPMSVSSTENKSAAAKENDASIVVTDKVEGGGGGNGSDAPQATEEAAGDAGKKDQDAGDAGKEDQDTGDATKTTDVVGDTGTKDDGDGDGDGGAATQSTDSNRGEASAVVTDAIANTTTGGTEPAESGKPAGDTAPPKNQTFSDENGKTEGGEVVRQEDPDKQSAEEAPTDGKDSGGQDRSNADEAPSTDTKENAGESDKKTEQSTEEETRDTKSTGGQAGQNTDEVSMETKDDKSGDDAPTDAKATGDGGSSSKNQATFDDENGKMDGVEQVTEDGKGTEKSSKQVATNGADDGEVQATDGDTTAGAASNNQTIGDQNDAPKTTTTTFETTEEAPANSTAATDEIKPAELLPSGQAELLNETASAVARNGSFPTQASESSAEKKARESNKNAGGETTSTVTEEEAHDWKLCNSTAGADYIPCLDNEAAIKKLKSTKHYEHRERHCPAAAPTCLVPLPAGYRRPIPWPYSRDKIWYHNVPHTKLASYKGHQNWVKVSGEHLTFPGGGTQFKNGAAHYIDLIEEAVPGVAWGRRSRVVLDVGCGVASFGGFLFDKDALTMSLAPKDEHEAQVQFALERGIPAISAVMGTKRLPFPGGAFDAVHCARCRVPWHIEGGKLLLEVNRLLRSGGLFVWSATPVYRKTPEDVQIWHDMAALTKSMCWEMVKRTSDTVDETAMVIFKKPSRNDCYSERKQLEPPLCDSSDDPDAAWNVTLQSCMPSLPTDTSARGARWPEQWPERLSTAPYWLSNSQVGVYGKPAPDDFAADNEHWSNVFNNSYLAGVGIDWSNVRNVMDMRAVYGGFAAALKDMKVWVMNVVPVDSPDTLPIIYERGLFGMYHDWCESFSTYPRSYDLLHADHLFSKLKNRCKLLPVMVEVDRILRPEGKLIVRDDGETAKEVESIARSLHWEVRMTVAKQGELLLCFEKTTWRPTEVEAATATAS